One genomic region from Laspinema palackyanum D2c encodes:
- a CDS encoding DUF433 domain-containing protein produces MEKVISEHIEITPGVCGGKPRIAGHRIKVQDIVIWSEEMGMSPDEILYHYPSITLSDVYAALAYYHDNREEIRHQIREDEAFATEMASKTPSLLQEKLKSRRNA; encoded by the coding sequence ATGGAAAAGGTAATTTCAGAACATATTGAAATCACTCCCGGCGTTTGTGGAGGTAAACCGCGAATTGCTGGACATCGGATTAAAGTGCAAGATATTGTAATTTGGTCGGAAGAAATGGGAATGTCTCCCGATGAAATCCTCTATCATTACCCCTCTATTACCTTATCAGATGTCTATGCCGCCTTAGCCTATTATCACGACAATCGAGAAGAAATCAGACACCAAATTAGAGAAGATGAAGCATTTGCCACAGAAATGGCATCCAAAACCCCGTCACTCCTTCAAGAAAAACTAAAGTCCCGAAGAAATGCCTAA
- a CDS encoding YkvA family protein has protein sequence MQSLKQFARKLKTETYAIYLASKDPRVPWYARVLAAAVVAYLFSPIDLIPDAIPILGYLDDLILVPLGIWIVLKMIPPQVIAECREQAEAANQQGVPTNWVAATIIVLLWIFLGMLVFHWIGSLLTS, from the coding sequence ATGCAGTCCTTAAAACAGTTTGCCCGTAAACTTAAAACCGAAACCTACGCCATTTATTTAGCCAGTAAAGACCCCCGAGTTCCCTGGTATGCTAGAGTGCTGGCTGCTGCGGTTGTCGCCTATCTTTTTAGTCCCATTGACTTGATTCCTGATGCCATTCCAATTCTGGGTTATTTAGATGATTTAATTTTGGTCCCCCTGGGAATTTGGATTGTGCTAAAAATGATTCCCCCCCAGGTGATTGCTGAATGTCGAGAACAGGCAGAAGCAGCTAACCAGCAGGGAGTTCCTACAAATTGGGTAGCTGCTACAATTATTGTTCTCCTCTGGATATTTTTGGGAATGTTAGTCTTCCACTGGATTGGTAGCCTTTTAACCTCGTAA
- a CDS encoding SIMPL domain-containing protein produces the protein MINRFMPTQLNVFSPIAAVALALGMFGITPNMDVASAQEQPSRNLTVTGQGTVSIPTSLTEVRLGVEVQGKTAQEVQQEVARRSQALVELLRSRNVEKLQTTGIQLNPVYRSNDNAAPTITGYAASNIVSFRLPTDRAGTLLDEAVNAGATRIDGVTFTAADAVMETARQQAIRAATQDALTQADTILSELNLTRREIVKIQVNSAMPYPQPMFSRMEGAADFSTPVIGGDREVSASVTLDISY, from the coding sequence ATGATCAATCGATTCATGCCAACCCAACTCAACGTTTTCAGTCCGATCGCCGCTGTTGCCCTCGCCTTGGGGATGTTTGGGATTACCCCTAATATGGATGTAGCTTCTGCCCAGGAACAACCCTCTCGCAACCTCACCGTCACGGGACAGGGAACTGTCAGCATTCCCACCTCTTTAACCGAGGTGAGGTTAGGGGTGGAAGTGCAGGGAAAAACCGCCCAAGAGGTACAACAAGAGGTAGCAAGGCGATCGCAAGCTTTGGTGGAACTGTTGCGATCGCGCAATGTGGAGAAACTCCAAACCACCGGCATACAACTCAACCCGGTATATCGCAGTAATGACAACGCAGCACCTACAATTACGGGCTATGCTGCCTCAAATATCGTCAGCTTTCGTCTCCCCACCGATCGCGCCGGAACTTTGTTGGATGAAGCAGTCAATGCCGGTGCAACTCGCATTGATGGGGTGACTTTCACCGCTGCCGATGCAGTAATGGAAACCGCCCGCCAGCAAGCAATTCGCGCCGCCACCCAAGACGCCCTTACCCAAGCGGATACCATCTTATCTGAACTCAATCTCACTCGGCGAGAAATTGTCAAAATTCAAGTTAATTCCGCCATGCCCTATCCACAACCGATGTTCTCACGCATGGAAGGGGCAGCCGATTTTTCCACCCCAGTTATTGGAGGCGATCGGGAGGTTTCTGCTTCTGTCACTTTGGACATTAGCTATTAA
- a CDS encoding OmpA family protein: MHLEIKRLQLAIASSLLLIGTACQNRFQNLPKVTTFEIVPVPVTQLEIEPIEQVPPSTFDLESPTTTTTTVDPSIVSETQTEESATPSSSTSVESTTISSSTSVETATPPSSTSVETAPQPSSTTTETLPPATSVQVEPPPKPPVGPAEQDPTDSTRIMVETVLPTPTEVEQTLTELNAETTIEGIKFNLSDNILFEFDKYAVRAAAKPTLEKVNQVLTHFKDARVLINGHTDSKGTDEYNIDLSQKRAAAVKYYFVNNFQAEPTRIQTQGLGKSKPIAPNTNPDGSDNPQGREKNRRVEFTIQTETRTVEIPPNSDSFGEAMKKATSAATLTQTAKTPEQWLQVAKQWQEAIAFLQVVPENNANYATAQQKVGEYQNNLNYAQTNAGLR, from the coding sequence ATGCACCTAGAAATTAAACGGCTACAACTGGCGATCGCCTCTAGCTTGCTGTTGATTGGCACCGCTTGCCAAAATCGCTTTCAAAACTTACCGAAAGTTACCACATTTGAAATCGTTCCAGTTCCCGTCACCCAATTAGAAATAGAACCCATTGAACAGGTTCCTCCCAGCACATTTGACCTGGAATCACCTACCACCACAACCACCACCGTTGATCCATCCATTGTCAGTGAAACTCAAACCGAAGAATCGGCAACGCCTTCGAGTTCTACTTCCGTAGAATCGACAACCATTTCGAGTTCTACTTCTGTAGAAACGGCAACCCCTCCGAGTTCTACTTCTGTAGAAACAGCACCACAACCGAGTTCAACAACAACAGAAACTCTTCCCCCGGCGACCTCAGTCCAAGTAGAACCGCCACCGAAACCGCCTGTAGGTCCTGCGGAACAAGACCCGACGGATTCAACTCGAATTATGGTGGAAACGGTGTTACCGACGCCAACGGAGGTGGAACAAACCCTCACCGAATTAAATGCGGAAACCACCATAGAAGGGATTAAATTTAATCTCTCCGACAATATTTTATTTGAATTTGATAAATATGCCGTTCGGGCGGCAGCTAAACCCACCTTGGAAAAAGTTAATCAAGTGCTGACCCATTTTAAGGATGCCCGGGTCTTGATTAATGGACATACAGACAGCAAAGGAACCGACGAGTATAATATAGACTTGTCGCAAAAACGAGCAGCGGCAGTGAAATATTATTTTGTCAATAATTTTCAAGCAGAACCAACCCGCATCCAAACTCAAGGGTTAGGAAAAAGTAAACCGATCGCCCCGAATACCAATCCCGATGGTTCTGATAATCCCCAAGGACGAGAAAAAAATCGGCGGGTTGAATTTACCATTCAAACTGAAACTCGGACTGTGGAAATTCCGCCCAATTCCGACTCCTTTGGGGAAGCAATGAAGAAGGCAACCAGTGCAGCAACCCTCACCCAAACTGCTAAAACTCCCGAACAGTGGTTACAAGTCGCCAAGCAATGGCAAGAGGCGATCGCATTCCTGCAAGTCGTTCCAGAAAATAACGCCAATTATGCAACCGCTCAACAAAAGGTGGGAGAATATCAAAATAATTTGAATTATGCTCAGACCAATGCCGGTTTACGTTAA
- the pcrA gene encoding DNA helicase PcrA, producing MTSTLDFLAHLNPNQRRAAEHFCGPLLVVAGAGSGKTRALTYRIANLIRSNQVHPDDILAVTFTNKAAREMKERIEKIFADSLAEQKYDKPFSALEPAEQTQVRSQVWRNSIKPLWIGTFHSLCSRILRYDIEKFKDENGRQWNRKFSILDESDVQTAIKDIVLKQMNLDSKKFEPRKIRYEISGAKNKGWSARDLEANDPTNYRNRKVAEIYSRYQDTLAANNALDFDDLIRIPVELFRQDAQVLDYWHRKFHHILVDEYQDTNRTQYDFIRMLVTNGKAAKSFDKWENRSVFVVGDVDQSIYSFRMADYTILLEFQEDFGDGLEDDETQTLVKLEENYRSRENILEVANKLIENNTERIEKVLRPTRGEGESIICYRTENDLDEAQYVVNQIRMLQNQHPELDWGSFAILYRTNAQSRSFEDVLVKLNVPYRVVGGLKFYDRKEVKDAVAYLRAVANPSDSISLRRIINTPKRSIGKTTLERLDEAAKQLGVPLWEILSDETSVKTLAGRSVKQVLQFSELISRWQAQVETLPAIDILKGMMEESGYMEFLKLENTDEALNRMANIEQLYSATMQYAEENEDNSLTGFLSSASLASELDNLEEGEQAVSLLTIHSAKGLEFPVVFLVGMEEGLFPNFRSINDPRSLEEERRLCYVGITRAQERLFLTHALERRLWGSYERAQPSRFLAELPRDLLQGNSVPKERTRRSSGAAKTPKGASAMVDWQVGDMVVHDTFGPGEVSHVFGSATKMSLAVKFMRGGQKIIDPQTAPMQKIN from the coding sequence ATGACCTCAACCCTTGACTTTCTGGCCCATCTGAACCCGAACCAACGTCGCGCTGCGGAACATTTCTGTGGCCCCTTGTTAGTCGTTGCTGGGGCGGGTTCGGGCAAAACTCGGGCGCTGACTTATCGAATTGCTAATTTAATTCGCAGTAATCAAGTCCATCCGGACGATATCCTGGCGGTCACTTTTACGAATAAGGCGGCCCGGGAAATGAAGGAACGAATTGAGAAGATTTTTGCCGATAGTTTGGCGGAACAAAAGTATGATAAGCCGTTTTCTGCCTTAGAACCCGCCGAACAAACTCAGGTGCGATCGCAGGTTTGGAGAAATAGTATTAAACCCCTGTGGATTGGCACGTTTCATTCCCTTTGTTCCCGAATTTTGCGCTACGATATTGAAAAATTCAAAGATGAAAATGGTCGCCAATGGAACCGCAAGTTCTCTATCCTAGATGAGTCAGATGTTCAAACGGCCATTAAGGATATTGTCCTCAAGCAGATGAATTTGGATAGCAAAAAATTTGAGCCTCGCAAAATTCGGTATGAAATTAGTGGGGCGAAAAATAAGGGTTGGTCGGCGCGGGATTTAGAGGCGAATGACCCGACCAATTACCGCAATCGCAAGGTGGCGGAGATTTATAGTCGGTATCAGGATACTTTGGCGGCGAATAATGCCCTAGATTTTGATGATTTGATTCGGATTCCTGTGGAACTGTTCCGGCAGGATGCTCAAGTTTTGGATTATTGGCATCGCAAGTTTCATCATATTTTGGTGGATGAATATCAAGATACCAACCGCACTCAATATGATTTTATTCGGATGTTGGTGACGAATGGAAAAGCGGCGAAGTCATTTGATAAATGGGAGAATCGGTCGGTTTTTGTGGTGGGGGATGTAGACCAATCGATTTATTCCTTTCGGATGGCGGATTATACCATTTTGTTGGAGTTTCAGGAAGATTTTGGGGATGGGTTAGAGGATGACGAGACCCAAACTTTGGTGAAGTTGGAGGAGAACTATCGATCGCGAGAAAATATCCTCGAAGTTGCGAATAAGCTGATTGAGAATAATACAGAACGCATTGAGAAGGTATTGCGTCCGACTCGGGGGGAAGGGGAATCGATTATCTGTTATCGAACCGAAAATGATTTAGATGAAGCACAATATGTAGTGAATCAAATTCGGATGTTGCAAAATCAGCATCCGGAGTTAGATTGGGGTTCGTTTGCGATTTTGTATCGGACCAATGCTCAATCGCGATCGTTTGAGGATGTGTTAGTTAAATTGAATGTGCCCTATCGAGTGGTGGGCGGTTTGAAGTTTTACGATCGCAAAGAAGTCAAGGATGCCGTCGCCTATTTACGCGCCGTTGCTAACCCCTCGGATTCGATTAGTTTGCGCCGGATTATTAATACGCCGAAACGCAGTATTGGCAAAACTACTTTAGAACGTCTCGATGAGGCAGCAAAACAGTTAGGCGTCCCCCTGTGGGAAATTCTCAGTGATGAGACTTCGGTAAAAACCCTGGCAGGGCGATCGGTGAAACAAGTGCTACAATTCTCTGAATTGATATCCCGATGGCAGGCGCAAGTGGAAACTTTACCGGCGATCGATATCCTCAAAGGGATGATGGAAGAATCCGGTTATATGGAATTCCTGAAACTGGAAAACACCGATGAAGCGTTGAACCGGATGGCGAACATTGAACAGTTGTATAGCGCGACGATGCAATATGCCGAAGAAAACGAAGATAATTCTTTAACAGGATTTCTCTCTAGTGCCTCCCTTGCTTCGGAGTTAGATAATTTAGAAGAAGGGGAACAAGCGGTATCTTTATTAACCATTCATTCTGCCAAAGGGTTGGAATTTCCCGTGGTCTTTTTGGTGGGAATGGAAGAGGGATTATTCCCGAATTTCCGCAGTATTAATGACCCGCGCAGTTTGGAAGAAGAACGGCGACTCTGTTATGTCGGGATTACTCGCGCCCAGGAACGACTATTTTTAACTCATGCCTTAGAACGGCGCTTGTGGGGGTCTTATGAACGCGCTCAACCCTCGCGATTTCTAGCAGAATTACCCCGGGATTTACTGCAAGGAAATTCAGTACCCAAAGAACGAACTCGCCGCAGTTCTGGGGCGGCAAAAACGCCCAAGGGGGCATCGGCAATGGTGGATTGGCAGGTGGGGGATATGGTGGTTCATGATACGTTTGGTCCTGGGGAAGTGTCTCACGTTTTCGGTTCTGCTACTAAGATGTCGTTAGCGGTTAAATTTATGCGAGGAGGGCAAAAAATTATCGACCCGCAAACGGCACCGATGCAAAAAATAAATTAA
- a CDS encoding WD40 repeat domain-containing protein has protein sequence MTLKPSSWKKFSALVVAGIATLGAIDLHFLTSVPPVLAQQRSANSQLLRTIGDRAFPIFAVAYSPIAPVVVSGSNEDTIKFWNADTGELNYTAAVHLDDVRALDISPNGQILASGSDDNTANLWNMETGQLIYTLYGHTKGVKTVAFSPDGRTLATGSWDNTVKLWNVENGQIIRTLSAHEDGVEAVAFSPNGATLASGGLDNNVKLWNLNTGELITTIPAHDDWVSSVAFTPDGQTLVTGSYDNTVKVWDVNRGQLLRTLTGHSFPVYQIAITPDGRTVASVSDDRTVRLWDIASGRLVETLTGHEKSIFSVSMGPEGRRFATGGNDNTINIWELGR, from the coding sequence ATGACCTTAAAACCATCGTCCTGGAAAAAATTTAGTGCTTTAGTCGTAGCTGGAATCGCAACCCTCGGGGCGATCGACCTGCATTTTCTAACCAGTGTCCCCCCAGTATTGGCACAGCAGCGTAGCGCAAACTCCCAACTGTTAAGAACCATTGGCGATCGCGCGTTCCCGATTTTTGCCGTTGCCTATAGTCCCATTGCCCCAGTTGTCGTCAGTGGCAGCAATGAAGATACCATCAAATTTTGGAATGCCGACACCGGAGAACTGAATTATACTGCTGCGGTTCATTTAGATGACGTGAGGGCCTTGGATATCTCTCCCAACGGTCAAATCCTAGCCAGTGGTAGCGATGACAACACCGCCAACCTGTGGAACATGGAAACAGGACAGTTGATTTATACTCTTTATGGTCATACAAAAGGGGTAAAAACCGTGGCATTTAGTCCCGATGGCCGGACTCTCGCCACCGGCAGTTGGGATAACACGGTTAAACTCTGGAACGTCGAGAATGGGCAAATCATTCGCACGTTGAGTGCCCATGAGGACGGAGTGGAGGCGGTTGCCTTCAGTCCCAATGGTGCAACCCTGGCATCCGGGGGACTGGATAACAATGTCAAACTCTGGAACCTGAATACTGGAGAGTTAATTACTACAATTCCCGCCCATGATGATTGGGTGAGTTCCGTTGCATTTACCCCCGATGGACAAACCCTTGTTACGGGCAGTTATGATAATACTGTCAAGGTTTGGGATGTGAATCGCGGCCAATTGTTGCGGACCCTAACTGGTCACTCCTTCCCGGTGTATCAGATTGCAATTACCCCCGATGGGCGCACGGTTGCCTCCGTTAGTGACGATCGCACCGTCCGACTCTGGGATATCGCCAGTGGCAGATTAGTGGAAACCCTTACGGGACATGAGAAATCCATCTTTTCTGTTTCAATGGGACCCGAGGGCAGACGATTCGCGACTGGGGGGAATGACAATACGATTAATATCTGGGAATTAGGTCGGTAA
- a CDS encoding FGGY-family carbohydrate kinase, giving the protein MTLYLGIDFGTSGARAVAIDDHAGIQAQAEFPLDRQTPELWQEGLFALLDQIPITVRQSIGAIAIDGTSSTVLLCDRSGTPVAEPILYNDARGITVMETLREIAPPNHPAIGATSSLAKLLWYARHPKLYPDALHRVATTGLFFLHQADWLSFQLHGQMGISDYHNALKLGYDPEHLFYPEWLRLALPQLFTKFIPYLPHVVKPGTPIAPVTAEIGDRFGLPADCVICAGTTDSIAAFLASGAREPGEAVTSLGSTVVLKLLSRDRVDDARYGIYSHRLGNLWLTGGASNTGGAVLRQFFSDRQLTEFSESIDPNLESPLKYYPLLKPGERFPLNNPELPPRLEPRPNSDVEFLHGLLESMARIEARGYELLQEFGATRIKRVYTAGGGAKNPIWTAIRQRRLNVPVMTPTHTEAAYGAALLARMQDRG; this is encoded by the coding sequence ATGACCCTCTATCTCGGCATAGACTTCGGGACTTCGGGTGCTCGTGCAGTGGCGATCGATGACCATGCAGGGATTCAGGCACAGGCGGAGTTTCCCCTGGACCGACAAACTCCGGAACTGTGGCAGGAGGGATTATTTGCGTTACTGGACCAAATCCCGATTACGGTAAGGCAGTCCATCGGTGCGATCGCCATTGATGGGACATCCTCTACGGTGTTGCTGTGCGATCGCAGTGGCACTCCCGTGGCGGAACCAATTCTCTACAATGATGCCCGGGGAATCACGGTGATGGAGACATTACGGGAAATTGCCCCACCGAATCATCCGGCAATTGGCGCGACTTCCAGTTTGGCAAAGCTGTTATGGTATGCCCGTCATCCCAAATTGTATCCCGATGCCCTTCATCGGGTGGCGACTACCGGGCTGTTCTTCCTGCATCAAGCAGATTGGCTGAGTTTTCAACTTCACGGCCAAATGGGCATCAGCGACTATCACAATGCCCTGAAATTGGGATATGACCCTGAGCATTTATTTTATCCCGAATGGTTGCGACTGGCCTTGCCGCAACTGTTTACCAAGTTCATTCCCTATTTGCCTCATGTGGTCAAACCGGGAACCCCAATCGCCCCAGTCACGGCAGAAATAGGCGATCGCTTTGGATTGCCTGCGGATTGCGTAATTTGCGCCGGAACTACAGACAGTATTGCCGCATTTTTAGCCTCCGGTGCCCGGGAACCAGGAGAAGCAGTAACGTCCCTGGGTTCAACCGTGGTGCTCAAGCTGTTAAGTCGCGATCGCGTCGATGATGCGCGCTACGGGATTTATAGTCATCGTCTCGGCAATTTATGGCTGACGGGGGGTGCATCGAATACTGGAGGGGCGGTTCTGCGTCAGTTTTTCAGTGATCGGCAACTGACAGAATTCAGCGAAAGCATTGACCCAAACCTCGAAAGTCCTCTGAAATATTATCCCCTCCTCAAACCCGGGGAACGGTTTCCGTTAAATAATCCCGAACTCCCCCCACGATTAGAACCCCGTCCTAACTCTGATGTGGAATTTTTGCATGGATTATTAGAAAGCATGGCCCGGATTGAAGCGCGGGGATATGAACTGTTACAAGAATTTGGGGCCACCAGAATCAAGCGAGTTTACACCGCTGGTGGCGGGGCCAAAAACCCCATCTGGACTGCCATTCGTCAACGTCGGCTGAATGTTCCCGTAATGACCCCAACTCACACCGAAGCGGCCTATGGTGCCGCATTATTGGCCCGAATGCAGGACCGGGGATAA
- the acs gene encoding acetate--CoA ligase yields the protein MSQPTIESILNEKRQFPPSAEFSKNARIKSLEEYQALYDQAAANPEQFWEQLAEKELHWFKKWDKVLDWQPPNAKWFVGGQMNISYNCLDRHLTTHRKNKAALIWEGEPGDSRTLTYAQLHREVCQMANVIKDMGVKKGDRVGIYMPMIPEAAVAMLACARIGAAHTVIFGGFSAESLKDRLVDAQAKLVITADGGWRKESIVALKEQVDKSLELGANSVENVLVVKRTGQEIAMTPDRDYWWHELQSTASANCPAEPMDSEDLLFILYTSGTTGKPKGVVHTTAGYNLYTHVTLQWTFDLQETDVYWCTADVGWITGHSYIVYGPLSNGATTVMYEGAPRPSNPGCFWDVIEKYGVTIFYTAPTAIRSFIKMGDQHPNARDLSSLRLLGTVGEPINPEAWIWYSHVIGGDRCPIVDTWWQTETGGFMITPLPGAIATKPGSATRPFPGILAEIVDLDGSPVPANEGGYLVIKHPWPGMMRTVYGDPDRFRRTYWEHIAPKDGNYLYFAGDGARCDEDGYFWVMGRVDDVINVSGHRLGTMEIESALVSHESVAEAAVVGKPDEVRGEAIVAFLSLENGYEPSPELEKALKQHVVNEIGALARPTEIRFTEDLPKTRSGKIMRRILRNLAAGEEIAGDTSTLQDRSVLDKLRSGG from the coding sequence ATGTCCCAACCCACCATTGAATCGATTCTTAACGAAAAACGGCAGTTTCCGCCATCAGCGGAATTCTCCAAAAATGCTCGAATCAAGAGTTTAGAAGAGTATCAGGCGCTTTATGACCAAGCTGCCGCCAATCCGGAACAGTTCTGGGAACAGCTTGCGGAGAAAGAACTGCACTGGTTTAAAAAATGGGATAAAGTCCTCGACTGGCAACCCCCCAATGCCAAATGGTTTGTCGGGGGTCAGATGAATATTTCCTACAACTGCCTCGATCGCCACCTCACCACCCACCGCAAAAATAAAGCGGCCCTGATTTGGGAAGGAGAACCGGGAGACTCCCGCACCCTCACCTACGCCCAATTGCACCGAGAAGTCTGCCAAATGGCCAACGTCATCAAAGACATGGGGGTGAAAAAAGGCGATCGCGTCGGTATCTATATGCCAATGATTCCCGAAGCAGCAGTCGCCATGCTGGCCTGTGCGCGGATTGGGGCCGCCCATACGGTGATTTTTGGCGGATTTAGCGCCGAATCCCTCAAGGACCGCCTGGTGGATGCCCAAGCTAAACTGGTGATTACTGCCGATGGCGGGTGGCGCAAAGAATCTATTGTCGCCCTGAAAGAGCAAGTGGATAAATCCCTAGAACTAGGGGCCAACAGTGTTGAAAACGTTCTGGTGGTCAAACGCACTGGACAAGAAATTGCCATGACACCGGACCGCGATTATTGGTGGCATGAACTGCAATCCACCGCCTCCGCCAACTGTCCGGCAGAACCAATGGACAGCGAAGACTTACTCTTTATCCTGTACACTTCCGGAACCACCGGCAAACCCAAAGGCGTTGTCCATACCACTGCCGGGTACAACCTTTATACCCATGTCACCCTGCAATGGACGTTTGACCTGCAAGAAACCGACGTCTATTGGTGTACTGCTGATGTGGGTTGGATTACCGGCCATAGTTACATCGTCTATGGACCCTTGTCCAATGGTGCAACTACCGTCATGTATGAAGGTGCCCCGCGACCCTCAAACCCCGGTTGTTTCTGGGATGTCATCGAAAAATATGGCGTCACCATCTTCTACACGGCACCCACGGCGATTCGGTCCTTTATTAAAATGGGGGACCAACATCCCAACGCCCGGGATTTGTCCTCTCTAAGATTATTGGGAACCGTCGGGGAACCGATTAACCCAGAAGCCTGGATTTGGTATTCTCATGTGATTGGCGGCGATCGCTGTCCAATTGTCGATACCTGGTGGCAAACCGAAACCGGCGGATTTATGATTACCCCCCTACCCGGTGCGATCGCCACCAAACCCGGTTCTGCCACTCGTCCGTTTCCCGGTATCTTGGCCGAAATTGTAGACCTAGACGGCAGTCCCGTCCCCGCCAACGAAGGGGGATATCTAGTAATCAAGCACCCTTGGCCAGGAATGATGCGAACCGTCTACGGAGACCCGGACCGCTTCCGGCGCACCTATTGGGAACATATCGCCCCCAAAGACGGCAATTACCTCTACTTTGCGGGAGATGGCGCACGTTGCGACGAAGATGGCTATTTCTGGGTGATGGGTCGCGTGGATGACGTGATTAATGTTTCTGGACACCGTTTAGGGACAATGGAAATTGAGTCCGCCTTGGTGTCTCATGAGTCCGTCGCCGAAGCAGCGGTGGTGGGTAAACCGGATGAAGTACGCGGCGAGGCGATCGTTGCCTTCTTGTCCTTAGAAAATGGATATGAACCCAGTCCGGAACTGGAAAAAGCCCTCAAACAGCACGTTGTCAATGAAATTGGGGCATTAGCGCGACCCACGGAAATCCGATTTACCGAGGATTTACCCAAAACGCGATCGGGCAAAATCATGCGCCGCATCCTCCGCAATCTCGCCGCTGGGGAAGAAATTGCCGGGGATACCTCAACCCTACAAGACCGCAGTGTACTAGACAAACTCAGAAGCGGAGGCTAA
- a CDS encoding 2Fe-2S iron-sulfur cluster-binding protein — translation MGKTYTVEIIHQGTSHKIEVPEDKQILRAAYDAGILDLPSSCNAGVCTTCAAKIIGEGTVDQSDGMGVGTDMQAQGYVLLCVAYPRSDLKIETEKEDEVYEAQFGH, via the coding sequence ATGGGCAAAACTTATACCGTTGAAATTATCCACCAAGGCACTTCCCACAAGATTGAAGTGCCAGAAGATAAACAGATTCTTCGCGCTGCTTATGATGCGGGAATTTTAGATCTACCCAGTTCCTGCAATGCGGGAGTCTGTACCACCTGTGCGGCGAAAATTATCGGCGAAGGGACGGTGGATCAATCCGATGGCATGGGTGTGGGTACAGATATGCAGGCGCAGGGATATGTCCTCTTATGTGTTGCTTATCCGCGATCGGACCTCAAAATTGAGACTGAAAAAGAAGATGAAGTCTATGAAGCTCAATTCGGTCACTAA
- a CDS encoding DUF3326 domain-containing protein, protein MIQRAYTVMLIVPTGVGAAIGGYAGDALPVARAIAQVCDRLITHPNVLNGAQLYWPISNAFYVEGYALDCFAKGDWGLQPVHQNRIGLILDCAIEPELRTRQLQAADATRATLGLNLTEYVITDAPLNVELRTSAAGASWGTIGNPDTLLRAAERLIKDAKAEAVAVVARFPDDMESEALHNYRHGTGVDPLAGAEAVISHLIVRTFKIPCAHAPALLPLPLDPDISPRSAAEEIGYTFLPCVLAGLSRAPQFISTKTPHCQPSDIWVEQVDALVIPATAAGGSAVLSLSHQSAQIIAVRENQTQMQVPPASLGVPAIEVNSYLEALGWLVAHRGGIAPTALSPSLSSLQCLAD, encoded by the coding sequence ATGATCCAACGTGCTTATACTGTTATGCTAATCGTCCCTACGGGAGTAGGGGCGGCAATTGGCGGGTATGCGGGAGATGCGTTGCCAGTGGCGAGGGCGATCGCCCAAGTTTGCGATCGCCTGATTACTCACCCCAATGTCCTCAATGGTGCACAATTATATTGGCCGATTTCTAATGCGTTCTATGTGGAAGGATATGCCCTCGACTGCTTTGCTAAGGGCGATTGGGGATTGCAACCTGTCCATCAAAATCGCATCGGTTTAATTCTCGACTGTGCGATCGAACCGGAACTGAGAACTCGTCAATTACAAGCTGCCGATGCCACTAGAGCAACTTTAGGCTTAAATCTAACTGAATATGTCATCACCGATGCACCATTAAACGTCGAATTGCGGACCTCGGCTGCTGGTGCAAGTTGGGGAACCATTGGGAATCCCGATACCTTACTCAGGGCCGCTGAACGGTTAATTAAGGACGCCAAAGCGGAGGCAGTCGCCGTGGTTGCCCGATTTCCCGATGATATGGAAAGCGAAGCCCTCCACAACTATCGCCACGGGACCGGCGTCGATCCCCTCGCTGGTGCAGAAGCGGTGATCAGTCATCTAATTGTTCGTACCTTCAAAATTCCCTGTGCTCACGCCCCCGCCTTGTTACCCCTTCCCCTCGACCCGGATATCTCTCCCCGTTCCGCTGCCGAAGAAATTGGCTATACTTTCTTACCCTGTGTTCTGGCTGGGTTGAGTCGCGCTCCCCAATTTATTAGCACAAAAACCCCCCATTGTCAACCCTCGGATATTTGGGTTGAACAAGTCGATGCCCTCGTCATACCGGCTACAGCAGCCGGAGGCAGTGCTGTGTTAAGTTTAAGTCACCAATCTGCCCAAATTATTGCCGTCCGAGAGAATCAAACTCAGATGCAAGTCCCCCCAGCAAGTCTGGGAGTACCTGCCATCGAGGTTAATTCTTACTTAGAGGCCCTGGGGTGGTTAGTGGCGCATCGGGGAGGAATTGCCCCAACTGCCCTAAGTCCAAGTCTCTCGTCTCTCCAATGCCTTGCGGATTAA